A region from the Streptomyces lydicus genome encodes:
- a CDS encoding peptidase inhibitor family I36 protein — MLAASPAASAAPAPKAAEPCYVEHFCLWGRGQFEGPMVSYTKGSRNVAGQGLTRGGWSAWNRTSEEWCLWYKPGYAGGGKEVVKPGHKLSVTFHAFKSLLPRSAWRC; from the coding sequence GTGCTGGCCGCCTCTCCGGCAGCCTCGGCTGCACCGGCGCCGAAGGCAGCCGAGCCTTGCTATGTGGAGCACTTCTGCCTGTGGGGGCGCGGGCAGTTCGAAGGGCCGATGGTGTCCTACACCAAAGGCAGCCGGAACGTGGCCGGCCAGGGCCTCACGCGGGGCGGCTGGTCAGCGTGGAACCGCACCAGCGAGGAATGGTGCCTGTGGTACAAGCCCGGTTACGCAGGCGGTGGAAAGGAGGTCGTGAAGCCGGGTCACAAGTTGTCGGTGACCTTCCACGCATTCAAGTCGCTCCTGCCGCGCAGCGCCTGGAGGTGCTGA
- a CDS encoding ABC transporter permease codes for MAYETAAPPPVGQRDNPSLATVVGTELARNKRGFVPWYHILAPVIITVPLFLGALGSSEAKAGQTFEVFRNVTLEFWGVLVPMTAGLAAALSVRADQDAWRLLLSYGVPRGRYFVGKVAALGVLGFVSSTVLLVMLSLGAVISGHFPEAMGTVVAAVYLPWLVGLSMTALAVLVAVVWGMGPSIGVGVASLLSGALVSDKVFWYAVPFAWPMRVVLPLAGIGPNGVPLPKDSPVTDMSAIPLAVGLSVVLTAVLLFIGRMHMNRKEI; via the coding sequence ATGGCGTACGAAACGGCTGCCCCGCCCCCCGTCGGGCAGCGCGACAACCCCTCGCTGGCGACGGTGGTGGGCACCGAACTCGCCCGCAACAAGCGGGGATTCGTTCCCTGGTACCACATCCTCGCCCCTGTCATCATCACCGTTCCGCTCTTCCTCGGCGCTCTCGGCTCCTCCGAGGCGAAGGCGGGCCAGACTTTCGAGGTGTTCCGCAATGTGACCCTGGAGTTCTGGGGCGTGCTGGTACCGATGACCGCGGGCCTGGCGGCGGCGCTGTCGGTCCGCGCCGACCAGGACGCCTGGCGGCTGCTGCTGTCGTACGGCGTGCCGCGCGGGCGGTACTTCGTCGGCAAGGTGGCCGCACTGGGGGTCCTGGGCTTTGTCTCCTCCACCGTGCTGCTGGTGATGCTCTCCCTCGGCGCAGTGATCAGCGGACATTTCCCCGAAGCCATGGGGACGGTGGTTGCGGCGGTCTATCTGCCCTGGCTGGTGGGTCTGTCCATGACGGCGCTGGCTGTGCTCGTCGCGGTGGTGTGGGGCATGGGCCCCAGCATCGGAGTGGGTGTCGCGAGCCTGCTGTCCGGGGCACTCGTTTCGGACAAGGTCTTCTGGTACGCCGTTCCGTTCGCCTGGCCGATGCGGGTGGTGCTACCGCTGGCCGGAATCGGGCCCAACGGAGTGCCGCTGCCGAAGGACAGCCCGGTGACCGACATGTCGGCCATCCCGCTCGCCGTGGGCCTCTCCGTCGTGCTGACCGCGGTTCTGCTGTTCATCGGCCGTATGCACATGAACCGTAAGGAGATCTGA
- a CDS encoding DUF6415 family natural product biosynthesis protein: MSGTHTGLNDPHGLIEADLPLDREFHKGLVKAVLGWTGNPGLPPADLHQIALLLTGAASTVAADVRRAADLLPEDHAARALADIVLEEADRRLSVPLEGTARCAQGHARLVRALYERLDRVTSVAPQTVTTP, from the coding sequence GTGAGCGGCACCCACACCGGGCTCAACGACCCGCACGGCCTGATCGAAGCCGATCTCCCCCTCGACCGGGAGTTCCACAAGGGCCTGGTCAAAGCTGTGCTGGGATGGACCGGCAACCCCGGCCTGCCGCCCGCGGACCTCCACCAGATCGCCCTGCTGCTCACCGGCGCCGCCAGCACTGTCGCCGCCGACGTTCGCCGCGCCGCGGACCTGCTGCCCGAAGACCACGCCGCCCGCGCCCTTGCTGACATCGTCCTCGAGGAAGCCGACCGGCGCTTGTCCGTCCCGCTGGAGGGCACCGCGCGCTGCGCCCAGGGCCATGCCCGGCTCGTGCGCGCCCTGTACGAGCGCCTGGACCGCGTCACCAGCGTCGCACCCCAGACCGTCACGACCCCCTGA
- a CDS encoding DNA-binding response regulator: MHQHASTTTELHVLAHSGLKAHFDSPHAPLSTLRSGLDCIDFVDGGDLTAPGRALDLPVLLPVTSEFQVEELRAIRVRHPLSLLIAVTSDISGYRTYYAIRSGANFVLNLAIPGKSQIDMLYAQLRVHRMTSPAETTTTWLQAIPADQGGRHHGNDDGEPAPRTDVDREAHITGAPLRPTLPTYDTELMRLLCTSTTVSEIARRYFCSERSMYRRIRRLYDDLGVGSRAELMSLRRARLEPTR, from the coding sequence TTGCATCAGCACGCTTCGACTACCACCGAGCTCCACGTCCTGGCCCACTCCGGACTCAAGGCACACTTCGACTCACCGCACGCCCCTCTCAGCACGCTCCGTTCCGGCCTGGACTGCATCGACTTCGTCGACGGCGGGGATCTGACCGCACCCGGCCGCGCGCTCGATCTGCCGGTGCTGTTACCGGTCACCAGCGAGTTCCAGGTCGAGGAACTGCGCGCCATACGGGTGCGGCATCCGTTGTCACTGCTCATCGCGGTCACAAGCGACATCTCGGGATACCGGACGTACTACGCGATCCGTTCCGGCGCGAACTTCGTGCTCAACCTCGCCATACCCGGCAAGAGCCAGATCGACATGCTCTACGCACAGCTCCGGGTGCACCGCATGACCAGTCCCGCCGAGACCACCACCACCTGGCTCCAGGCCATCCCGGCCGACCAGGGCGGTCGTCACCACGGTAACGACGACGGCGAGCCTGCGCCCCGTACCGACGTCGACCGCGAGGCCCACATCACCGGAGCACCGCTGAGACCGACCCTCCCCACGTACGACACGGAGTTGATGCGGCTGCTCTGCACGTCCACCACCGTGTCCGAGATTGCGCGGCGCTACTTCTGTTCCGAACGGTCCATGTACCGCCGTATCCGCAGGCTTTACGACGATCTGGGCGTCGGAAGCCGTGCCGAACTGATGTCGCTGCGCCGTGCTCGGCTTGAGCCGACCCGTTGA
- a CDS encoding LexA family protein encodes MTAYLTESQRRIARALQELTDDAGYPPSIREIADAVALSASTVAYHLQALEHHGIVTHAPHRSRSYQVRW; translated from the coding sequence ATGACCGCCTACCTCACCGAGAGCCAGCGCCGGATCGCTCGGGCCCTGCAGGAGCTGACCGACGACGCTGGCTACCCGCCCTCGATACGGGAGATCGCCGACGCGGTCGCCCTGTCCGCCTCGACGGTTGCCTACCACCTACAGGCCCTGGAACACCATGGGATCGTCACCCATGCCCCGCACCGCAGCCGCTCGTACCAGGTGCGGTGGTAG
- a CDS encoding GNAT family N-acetyltransferase: protein MVTLRALGPDDATALTRIYSGASIRHTTGKPLTLDQAHEKIRTALARATETPRAQWSWGIVATGEMIGLIALRRRSSSMGTLSYILREDTWGNGYATEAVKHVVDFAFTTAGLERLEAMHHPANPASGRVLAKVGFTRTGTSDRPADDGTAVAYQVYALPLPQAPLCR, encoded by the coding sequence ATGGTGACTCTGCGCGCCCTGGGCCCCGACGACGCCACCGCCCTCACCCGCATCTACAGCGGCGCCTCCATCCGGCACACCACCGGCAAGCCCCTCACCCTCGACCAGGCCCACGAGAAGATCCGCACAGCCCTCGCCCGAGCCACCGAGACACCGCGCGCGCAGTGGAGCTGGGGCATCGTCGCCACCGGCGAGATGATCGGCCTGATCGCCCTGCGGCGACGCTCTTCGTCCATGGGCACCCTCAGCTACATCCTCCGTGAGGACACCTGGGGCAACGGCTACGCCACCGAAGCGGTCAAGCACGTCGTCGACTTCGCCTTCACCACCGCCGGCCTGGAGCGCCTGGAGGCCATGCACCACCCCGCCAACCCCGCCTCCGGCCGGGTCCTGGCCAAAGTCGGCTTCACCCGCACCGGCACATCCGACCGGCCCGCCGACGACGGCACCGCCGTGGCGTACCAGGTGTACGCATTGCCGTTGCCCCAAGCGCCGCTCTGTCGTTGA
- a CDS encoding ABC transporter ATP-binding protein, protein MTTATPGTSGAYTAPALTIRQLHKHYGSHRALDGVDLTVSAGEVYGLLGPNGAGKTTLMKALLGLQRPTSGSIQIFGRPVGRESLADVGALIEVPGLWPTLTADETLKVHAKLRGVPQEWIEPALRLVKMTDARGRKVGAYSLGMRWRLGIAVALLARPRLIVLDEPTNGLDPVGIREMRGIIRSLAGEGVAVLIASHQLAEVAQVCDRVHVLAAGRTQYEGPLAGLAIDGDVEAGFFRLLETADAGIR, encoded by the coding sequence ATGACCACGGCGACACCGGGAACATCGGGCGCGTACACAGCGCCGGCACTCACGATCCGCCAGCTGCACAAGCATTACGGCTCGCACCGAGCCCTGGACGGTGTGGACCTCACGGTCAGCGCGGGAGAGGTCTACGGCCTGCTCGGGCCGAACGGCGCCGGTAAGACGACGCTCATGAAGGCTTTGCTGGGCCTGCAACGGCCGACGTCGGGCAGCATCCAGATTTTCGGCAGGCCCGTCGGGCGGGAGTCGCTGGCCGATGTCGGTGCCCTGATCGAAGTCCCCGGGCTGTGGCCGACGCTGACGGCCGACGAGACGCTGAAGGTGCACGCCAAGCTGCGCGGCGTACCCCAGGAGTGGATCGAACCGGCGCTGCGCCTGGTCAAGATGACCGACGCGCGGGGCCGGAAGGTCGGCGCGTACTCACTCGGCATGCGCTGGCGACTGGGGATCGCCGTCGCACTGCTGGCCAGGCCGCGGCTGATCGTCCTTGACGAGCCCACCAACGGCCTCGACCCCGTCGGCATCCGCGAGATGCGCGGGATCATCCGTTCGCTGGCCGGTGAGGGAGTAGCGGTGCTGATCGCCAGCCATCAGCTGGCAGAGGTCGCTCAGGTCTGCGACCGGGTGCACGTGCTGGCGGCCGGCCGCACACAGTACGAGGGCCCCCTGGCGGGGCTCGCCATCGACGGGGACGTGGAGGCCGGATTCTTCCGGCTGCTGGAAACCGCCGATGCGGGCATCCGCTGA
- a CDS encoding DUF6875 domain-containing protein, whose product MTAHCPYLAPSLHAGLTRWTVYRADGGAEAVQAELFHAGVQAAEWLRPLLNRPHGILRCENIVLVGEVPGARHRDLLAWPHWVLKNLYGPVGVMFGKFYAGEEEATAAGHRIPAAPASFLPVRAAVRRRDPRFLCATPYLAAALAAADDDGRDVFEHIPTEWKEIRTWARHLLPPAKPSPS is encoded by the coding sequence ATGACCGCCCACTGCCCCTACCTCGCCCCCTCCCTGCACGCGGGCCTGACCCGCTGGACGGTCTACCGCGCCGACGGCGGCGCCGAAGCCGTCCAGGCGGAGCTGTTCCACGCGGGCGTCCAGGCCGCGGAGTGGCTGCGGCCTTTGCTGAACCGGCCGCACGGCATCCTGCGGTGCGAGAACATCGTCCTGGTGGGCGAGGTGCCCGGCGCCCGGCACCGTGACCTGCTGGCCTGGCCGCACTGGGTGCTGAAGAACCTCTACGGCCCGGTCGGGGTGATGTTCGGCAAGTTCTACGCGGGCGAAGAGGAAGCCACCGCGGCCGGCCACCGGATCCCGGCCGCCCCGGCCTCGTTCCTCCCAGTGAGAGCGGCCGTCCGCCGCCGCGACCCACGCTTCCTGTGCGCGACCCCGTACCTGGCCGCCGCGCTCGCGGCAGCTGACGACGACGGCCGTGACGTGTTCGAGCACATCCCCACCGAGTGGAAGGAGATCCGCACATGGGCCCGACACCTGCTCCCCCCAGCGAAGCCGTCGCCCTCCTGA